From a region of the Zingiber officinale cultivar Zhangliang chromosome 4B, Zo_v1.1, whole genome shotgun sequence genome:
- the LOC121974627 gene encoding alpha-soluble NSF attachment protein-like: protein MADQSAKAEEFVQKAEKKLSGWGIFGSKYDDATDLFEKAANWFKLAKNWDRAGSVYIKIADCQLKLDSKHEAATSYVDAANCYKKISIQDAAESLNQAVNLFLEIGRLNMAARYCKELGELYEQAQDLEKAIVYFERAADLFQSEEVTTSANQCNQKVAQFAAQLEQYPKAIGILEVIARQSINNNLLKYSVKGILLNAGICQLCKGDVVAVTNALERYEELDPTFSGTREYKLLSNLAEALDEGDVVKFTDAVQEYDSMTRLDSWKTTLLLRVKNTIKLKEEEEDDLT, encoded by the exons ATGGCGGATCAGAGCGCCAAGGCCGAGGAGTTCGTGCAGAAGGCGGAGAAGAAGCTATCAGGATGGGGAATCTTCGGATCCAAGTACGATGACGCCACCGATTTGTTCGAAAAGGCCGCCAATTGGTTCAAGCTCGCAAAAAACT GGGACAGAGCTGGATCAGTGTACATCAAAATTGCTGACTGTCAATTGAAG TTAGATAGCAAGCATGAAGCTGCCACATCATATGTTGATGCAGCAAATTGTTACAAGAAAATCTCAATTCAAG ATGCTGCCGAATCATTAAACCAGGCTGTTAACCTTTTCCTGGAGATTGGTAGACTAAATATGGCTGCAAGATATTGCAAG GAGCTTGGAGAGTTATATGAGCAAGCACAGGATTTAGAGAAGGCTATTGTGTACTTTGAACGGGCAGCTGATCTCTTTCAAAGTGAGGAAGTGACAACTTCTGCCAATCAATGTAACCAAAAGGTTGCACAATTTGCAGCTCAACTGGAGCA ATACCCAAAGGCAATTGGAATACTTGAAGTGATTGCACGACAGTCCATCAATAACAATCTTCTCAAGTATAGTGTCAAAGGGATTCTACTGAATGCTGGAATATGTCAGCTGTGCAAAGGTGATGTTGTTGCAGTTACAAATGCATTAGAACGATATGAG GAACTTGATCCCACCTTTTCAGGCACACGGGAATACAAGCTTTTATCT AATTTAGCAGAAGCACTGGATGAGGGAGATGTTGTGAAATTTACAGATGCAGTTCAAGAATATGACAGCATGACCAGGCTG